The Paraburkholderia sp. SOS3 genome includes a region encoding these proteins:
- the paaA gene encoding 1,2-phenylacetyl-CoA epoxidase subunit PaaA — MYTQSLDIQSHASPPDSPQNAGAMSPEWQRFDAVIAADGKIEPQDWMPDAYRKTLVRQISQHAHSEIVGMLPEGNWISRAPSLKRKAILLAKVQDEAGHGLYLYSACETLGVSRDQLIAALHAGKARYSSIFNYPTPDWADVGVIGWLVDGAAIMNQIPLCRCTYGPYARAMIRICKEESFHQRQGFDALLTMMKGTDAQRRLVQQAVDRWWWPVLMMFGPSDKDSVHSNQSAQWGIKRITNDDLRQKFVDATVEQAKVLGVTLPDDRLKWNEARGHYDFGAIDWDEFWRVVNGDGPCNRERLATRAKAHDDGAWVREAALAHAEKQRRRAQQEAA; from the coding sequence ATGTACACGCAATCTCTCGACATCCAGAGCCACGCGTCACCGCCAGATTCTCCGCAGAACGCCGGCGCAATGTCGCCGGAATGGCAACGCTTCGACGCCGTGATCGCCGCCGACGGAAAAATCGAGCCGCAGGACTGGATGCCCGACGCGTACCGCAAGACGCTCGTGCGCCAGATTTCGCAGCACGCGCATTCGGAGATTGTCGGCATGCTGCCCGAAGGCAACTGGATCTCGCGCGCGCCGAGCCTGAAGCGCAAGGCGATCCTGCTCGCGAAGGTGCAGGACGAAGCCGGTCACGGGCTCTATCTCTACAGTGCGTGCGAAACGCTCGGCGTCTCGCGCGATCAGCTGATCGCGGCGCTGCACGCCGGCAAGGCCAGGTACTCGAGCATTTTCAACTACCCGACGCCCGATTGGGCGGACGTCGGCGTGATCGGCTGGCTCGTCGACGGCGCCGCGATCATGAACCAGATTCCGCTGTGCCGCTGCACATACGGCCCCTATGCGCGCGCGATGATCCGCATCTGCAAGGAAGAGTCGTTCCATCAGCGACAGGGTTTCGATGCGCTACTCACGATGATGAAGGGCACCGACGCGCAGCGCCGTCTCGTGCAGCAGGCGGTCGACCGCTGGTGGTGGCCGGTGCTGATGATGTTCGGCCCGAGCGACAAGGACTCGGTACACAGCAACCAGTCCGCGCAATGGGGCATCAAGCGGATCACGAACGACGACCTGCGGCAGAAATTCGTCGATGCGACCGTCGAGCAGGCAAAGGTACTCGGCGTCACGTTGCCGGACGACCGGCTGAAGTGGAACGAAGCGCGCGGCCATTACGACTTTGGTGCGATCGACTGGGACGAATTCTGGCGCGTCGTCAATGGCGACGGCCCGTGCAATCGCGAGCGCCTCGCGACACGCGCAAAGGCGCACGACGACGGCGCATGGGTACGCGAAGCCGCGCTCGCGCATGCGGAAAAGCAGCGCCGCCGCGCGCAGCAGGAGGCCGCGTGA
- the paaB gene encoding 1,2-phenylacetyl-CoA epoxidase subunit PaaB yields MNKEWPIWEVFVRSKQGLDHKHCGSLHAADASMALRMARDVYTRRQEGVSIWVVPSSAITASAPEEKGELFEPAADKIYRHPTFFTLPDEVNHM; encoded by the coding sequence GTGAACAAGGAATGGCCAATCTGGGAAGTCTTCGTGCGCAGCAAGCAGGGGCTCGACCACAAGCATTGCGGCAGTCTGCACGCAGCGGACGCGTCGATGGCGCTGCGCATGGCGCGCGACGTCTACACGAGACGCCAGGAAGGCGTGAGCATCTGGGTCGTGCCGTCGTCGGCGATCACGGCTTCGGCGCCGGAAGAAAAGGGCGAGCTGTTCGAGCCGGCGGCCGACAAGATCTATCGCCACCCGACGTTCTTCACGTTGCCCGACGAAGTCAACCACATGTAA
- the paaC gene encoding 1,2-phenylacetyl-CoA epoxidase subunit PaaC codes for MTATPHHLAYVLRLADTALILGQRNAEWCGHGPVLEEDIALANMSLDLIGQARLLYTHAATLDAMLTGQRRTEDDYAYFRGEHEFANYTLAELPHYGPLAGSARADRDYAVTIVRNFLHSTLMAHLWSALTRSCDEQLAAIAAKSVKEARYHMHHAREWLIRFGDGTDESHRRAQAALDYLMPYTREFFSTDAIEQSIAAAGIGPKTADLEAAWFDDVRAALDEATLALPEPVKHVSAGKHGEHSEHMGYLLAEMQSVARQHPGATW; via the coding sequence ATGACCGCCACGCCCCATCACCTTGCCTACGTGCTGCGCCTTGCCGACACCGCGTTGATTCTCGGCCAACGCAATGCCGAGTGGTGCGGGCACGGTCCCGTGCTCGAAGAAGACATCGCGCTGGCGAACATGAGCCTCGATCTGATCGGTCAGGCGCGCCTGCTCTACACGCACGCGGCAACGCTCGATGCGATGCTCACCGGCCAACGCCGTACCGAAGACGATTACGCGTACTTCCGCGGCGAACACGAATTCGCGAACTACACGCTCGCCGAACTGCCGCACTACGGGCCGCTCGCCGGCAGCGCACGCGCGGACAGGGACTACGCCGTAACGATCGTGCGCAACTTTCTCCATTCGACATTGATGGCGCACCTGTGGAGCGCGCTGACGCGCTCGTGCGACGAGCAACTGGCGGCAATCGCCGCGAAGTCGGTCAAGGAAGCGCGTTACCACATGCACCACGCGCGCGAGTGGCTGATCCGTTTCGGCGACGGGACCGACGAATCGCATCGCCGCGCGCAAGCGGCACTCGACTACCTGATGCCGTACACGCGCGAATTTTTCAGCACCGATGCGATCGAGCAATCGATCGCGGCCGCCGGCATCGGACCGAAGACGGCCGATCTCGAAGCCGCCTGGTTCGACGACGTACGCGCCGCGCTCGACGAAGCGACGCTCGCGCTACCCGAGCCCGTCAAGCACGTGAGCGCAGGCAAGCATGGCGAGCACTCGGAACACATGGGCTATCTGCTCGCGGAAATGCAGAGCGTCGCGCGGCAGCATCCAGGCGCGACCTGGTAA
- the paaD gene encoding 1,2-phenylacetyl-CoA epoxidase subunit PaaD, translating to MTTTPALRHHANKDDDEGVARAWTALEAVPDPEIPVVSIRELGILRDVRRACDGALEVIVTPTYSGCPAMWQIAEDIGHALDAAGLTPYRIETVLAPAWTTDWIDADAREKLRAYGIAPPIGQSAAVGDHKATAHARADEKVIRFAPHKPAASTAPTARTAPTAPTAPTARTAPAPPCPHCGSPHTERLAQFGSTACKALYRCVDCREPFDYFKPY from the coding sequence ATGACGACGACACCCGCCCTGCGCCACCACGCCAACAAAGACGATGACGAAGGCGTCGCCCGCGCATGGACAGCACTCGAGGCAGTACCGGATCCCGAGATCCCGGTCGTCTCGATCCGGGAACTGGGGATCCTGCGTGACGTGCGCCGCGCGTGCGACGGCGCGCTCGAAGTTATCGTCACGCCGACCTATTCGGGCTGCCCGGCGATGTGGCAGATCGCCGAAGACATTGGCCATGCGCTCGATGCTGCGGGCCTCACGCCGTATCGAATCGAGACCGTGCTCGCGCCTGCCTGGACCACCGACTGGATCGACGCCGACGCGCGAGAAAAACTGCGTGCCTACGGCATTGCGCCGCCGATCGGCCAAAGCGCTGCTGTGGGCGACCACAAGGCCACCGCGCACGCGCGTGCAGACGAAAAGGTCATCCGCTTCGCGCCGCACAAGCCCGCGGCATCGACCGCACCAACCGCACGAACCGCACCAACCGCACCAACCGCACCAACCGCACGAACGGCACCCGCCCCGCCCTGTCCCCACTGCGGGTCCCCACACACCGAACGCCTCGCGCAATTCGGCTCGACTGCATGCAAGGCGCTGTACCGCTGCGTCGACTGCCGCGAACCGTTCGACTACTTCAAACCCTACTAA
- the paaE gene encoding 1,2-phenylacetyl-CoA epoxidase subunit PaaE encodes MASPTPQFHALRIREVRQETADAVSVAFEVPPELRDQYRFTQGQFVTLKAHIDGEETRRSYSICVGVTDYDRHGELRIGIKRVRGGRFSTFAFDTLKAGHTVDVMTPDGRFFTHLNAAQGQQYVAFAGGSGITPVLAIIKTTLEIEPRSTFTLIYGNRSVDSIMFAEALEDLKNRFMNRFALYHVLSDDLQDVELFNGVLDERKCAAFLETLVPAAAIDEAFICGPAPMMDAAEAALKAAGVASQKVHVERFGSPLPQAGVPPAGITDDTPAADLEIVLDGKRRKLRLPYDGLSLLDVGLRAGLALPYACKGGVCCTCRAKVLEGEVKMDRNYTLEAHEIRDGFVLTCQCHPVTDQVVVSYDER; translated from the coding sequence ATGGCGAGCCCCACTCCGCAATTCCACGCGCTGCGCATTCGCGAAGTCCGTCAAGAAACGGCCGACGCTGTCTCGGTCGCGTTCGAGGTGCCGCCGGAGCTGCGCGATCAATACCGCTTCACGCAGGGCCAGTTCGTCACGCTGAAGGCCCATATCGACGGCGAGGAAACGCGCCGCTCGTATTCGATCTGCGTCGGCGTCACCGACTACGATCGGCACGGCGAACTGCGTATCGGCATCAAGCGCGTGCGCGGCGGCCGCTTCTCGACCTTCGCGTTCGACACGCTGAAGGCCGGCCACACAGTCGACGTGATGACGCCCGACGGCCGCTTCTTCACCCATCTGAACGCGGCACAAGGCCAGCAATATGTCGCGTTCGCCGGCGGCTCCGGTATCACGCCGGTCCTCGCGATCATCAAGACGACGCTCGAGATCGAGCCGCGCAGCACGTTCACGCTGATCTACGGCAACCGCAGCGTCGACTCGATCATGTTCGCCGAAGCGCTCGAGGACCTGAAGAACCGCTTCATGAACCGCTTCGCGCTGTACCACGTGCTGTCGGACGATCTGCAGGACGTCGAGCTGTTCAACGGCGTGCTCGACGAGCGCAAATGCGCGGCGTTTCTCGAGACGCTCGTGCCCGCCGCCGCCATCGACGAGGCATTCATTTGCGGCCCGGCGCCGATGATGGACGCCGCCGAAGCGGCGTTAAAAGCGGCCGGAGTCGCGTCGCAGAAAGTCCACGTCGAACGCTTCGGTTCGCCGCTGCCTCAAGCAGGCGTGCCGCCCGCCGGGATCACCGACGACACGCCGGCTGCCGATCTCGAGATCGTGCTCGACGGCAAACGCCGCAAGCTGCGCCTGCCGTATGACGGCTTGAGCCTGCTCGACGTCGGCTTGCGCGCCGGACTCGCGCTGCCCTATGCGTGCAAGGGCGGCGTCTGCTGCACATGCCGCGCGAAGGTGCTCGAGGGCGAAGTGAAAATGGACCGGAACTACACGCTCGAAGCGCATGAGATTCGCGACGGCTTCGTGCTGACCTGCCAGTGCCATCCGGTGACGGATCAAGTGGTCGTCAGTTACGACGAACGATAA
- a CDS encoding TetR/AcrR family transcriptional regulator, whose translation MARTRAPDHETQRDQILELAAEKFAQTSYPSTSMSDLAAASGTSKARLYHYYESKEAILFDLLDRYTKRLMLIIAEVEGSSQRRALTERETFAELIRAFLAEYETSHSRHVALLNDVKYLDEAQRDVILNRQRDVVAAFARQLARAYPERVARENQTALTMMVFGMINWTFTWLKPGGRMGYREFAQQVVDMVDHGLSTVK comes from the coding sequence ATGGCCCGCACCCGAGCCCCCGACCACGAAACGCAACGCGACCAGATTCTCGAACTTGCCGCGGAAAAGTTCGCGCAGACCAGTTACCCGAGCACGTCGATGTCCGATCTCGCCGCCGCGAGCGGCACCTCGAAAGCGCGCCTTTACCATTACTACGAGAGCAAGGAAGCGATCCTGTTCGACCTGCTCGATCGCTACACGAAGCGGCTGATGCTGATCATCGCCGAGGTGGAAGGCTCGAGCCAGCGGCGCGCGCTCACCGAACGCGAAACGTTCGCGGAGCTGATCCGCGCGTTCCTCGCCGAATACGAGACCTCGCATAGCCGGCACGTCGCGCTGCTCAACGACGTGAAATACCTCGACGAAGCGCAGCGCGACGTGATCCTGAACCGCCAGCGCGATGTCGTTGCCGCGTTCGCGCGCCAGCTTGCGCGCGCCTACCCCGAGCGCGTCGCGCGCGAGAACCAGACTGCCCTGACGATGATGGTGTTCGGCATGATCAACTGGACCTTCACGTGGCTGAAGCCGGGCGGCCGGATGGGCTACCGCGAGTTTGCACAGCAGGTTGTCGACATGGTCGATCACGGGCTTTCCACAGTGAAATAA
- a CDS encoding GNAT family N-acetyltransferase, with the protein MSKTTAQAKEPIALPDRVLSAAGLAPVLVRELSSKDRERLLAHFLSLDEDDRLLRFGQFVPDHVVENYVRTLDFERDRVFGVFNRELALVGVAHLAYLPSEAGERTAELGVSVLESARGQGIGTKLFERAATRSRNTHVTTLYMHCLSRNRTMMHIARKAGMRIERAYGEADAYLTLAPADQSSILKEMLEEQAAAFDYALKRQAQQTSTLLESLLPAELAA; encoded by the coding sequence ATGAGCAAGACGACTGCCCAAGCAAAAGAGCCGATCGCGCTGCCCGATCGCGTGTTGAGCGCGGCCGGCCTTGCGCCAGTGCTGGTTCGGGAACTGAGTTCGAAAGACCGCGAACGCCTGCTCGCCCACTTCCTGAGCCTCGACGAAGACGACCGCCTGCTGCGCTTCGGCCAGTTCGTGCCCGATCACGTCGTCGAGAACTACGTTCGCACGCTCGACTTCGAGCGCGACAGGGTATTCGGCGTGTTTAACCGCGAACTCGCGCTCGTCGGCGTCGCGCACCTCGCGTATCTGCCGTCGGAAGCGGGCGAACGCACGGCCGAACTTGGCGTATCGGTACTCGAGAGCGCGCGCGGCCAGGGTATCGGCACGAAGCTTTTCGAACGCGCGGCGACCCGCAGCCGCAACACGCACGTCACCACGCTCTATATGCACTGCCTGTCGCGCAACAGGACCATGATGCATATCGCCAGGAAGGCCGGCATGCGGATCGAGCGCGCATACGGCGAAGCCGACGCGTATCTGACGCTCGCACCGGCCGATCAGTCCAGCATTCTGAAAGAAATGCTCGAAGAGCAGGCGGCCGCGTTCGACTACGCGCTCAAGCGCCAGGCCCAGCAAACGTCAACCCTGCTCGAATCGCTGTTGCCGGCGGAACTCGCGGCCTGA
- a CDS encoding Lrp/AsnC family transcriptional regulator, translating into MAATELDAIDRRILAILQEDGRLSNQEIAERVNLSPSPCLRRIRRLEESGVIRGYVALLDAQQLGLHLLAFVNVRLEKRGTPTGGGARGDAAHAHAGSTHAELFRAAVQTWPEVVACHAMTGEMDYLLRVQVADMAHFSHFVQDVLLHHPSVVDVKSSFSLETFKETTALPIR; encoded by the coding sequence ATGGCTGCAACAGAACTCGATGCGATCGACCGGCGTATTCTCGCGATTCTCCAGGAGGACGGGAGGCTGTCGAATCAGGAAATCGCGGAACGGGTCAATCTTTCGCCGAGCCCGTGTTTGCGGCGCATTCGCCGGCTAGAGGAAAGCGGCGTCATTCGCGGCTATGTCGCGCTGCTCGATGCGCAGCAGTTGGGGCTTCATCTGCTCGCGTTCGTCAACGTGCGGCTTGAAAAGCGCGGGACGCCGACGGGCGGCGGCGCGCGTGGCGACGCCGCGCACGCACACGCCGGCAGCACGCATGCGGAGCTGTTTCGCGCGGCTGTGCAGACGTGGCCCGAGGTGGTGGCGTGCCATGCGATGACCGGTGAGATGGACTACCTGCTGCGCGTGCAGGTTGCGGATATGGCGCATTTCTCGCACTTCGTGCAGGACGTGCTGCTGCATCATCCGTCCGTCGTCGATGTGAAGTCGAGCTTTTCGCTCGAGACGTTCAAGGAAACGACGGCCTTGCCGATCAGATGA
- the hppD gene encoding 4-hydroxyphenylpyruvate dioxygenase: protein MKLKTWDNPVGTDGFEFIEYAAPDPKALGRVFEQMGFAAIARHRHKNVTLYRQGDINFIINAEPDSFAQRFARLHGPSICAIAFRVQDAAHAYRRALELGAWGFDNKTGPMELNIPAIKGVGDSLIYFVDRWRGKNGAKPGSIGDIGIYDVDFEPIPGADPSIADRPAGHGLTYIDHLTHNVHRGRMREWAEFYERLFNFREIRYFDIEGKVTGVKSKAMTSPCGKIRIPINEEGSENAGQIQEYLDAYHGEGIQHIALGTNDIYRTVDGMRASNIALLDTVDTYYELVERRIPNHVEPLDELRKRKILIDGAHDDLLLQIFTENQIGPIFFEIIQRKGNQGFGEGNFKALFESIELDQIRRGVVKDNA from the coding sequence ATGAAACTGAAAACGTGGGACAACCCCGTCGGCACCGACGGTTTCGAGTTCATCGAATACGCGGCCCCCGACCCGAAGGCGCTCGGCAGAGTATTCGAGCAGATGGGATTTGCGGCGATCGCGCGCCACCGGCACAAAAACGTGACGCTGTACCGGCAGGGCGATATCAACTTCATCATCAACGCGGAGCCCGATTCGTTCGCGCAACGCTTCGCGCGGCTGCACGGTCCGTCGATCTGCGCGATCGCGTTTCGCGTACAGGACGCGGCGCATGCCTATCGCCGCGCGCTCGAACTCGGCGCATGGGGTTTCGACAACAAGACCGGCCCGATGGAGCTGAACATTCCGGCCATCAAAGGCGTCGGCGATTCGCTCATCTACTTCGTCGACCGCTGGCGCGGCAAGAACGGCGCGAAGCCGGGCAGCATCGGCGATATCGGCATCTACGATGTCGACTTCGAGCCGATCCCGGGCGCGGACCCGAGCATAGCCGACCGGCCTGCCGGCCACGGCCTCACCTATATCGATCACCTGACCCACAACGTGCACCGCGGCCGCATGCGCGAATGGGCCGAGTTCTACGAGCGCCTCTTCAACTTCCGCGAAATCCGCTACTTCGATATCGAAGGCAAGGTCACCGGCGTGAAGTCGAAAGCGATGACATCGCCGTGCGGCAAGATCCGCATTCCGATCAACGAGGAGGGCTCGGAAAACGCCGGCCAGATCCAGGAGTATCTCGACGCGTATCACGGCGAAGGCATTCAGCACATCGCGCTCGGCACCAACGACATCTATCGCACTGTCGACGGTATGCGCGCGTCGAACATTGCGCTGCTCGACACGGTCGATACCTACTACGAACTGGTCGAGCGACGCATACCGAACCACGTCGAACCGCTCGATGAACTACGCAAACGGAAGATCCTGATCGACGGCGCGCATGACGACCTGCTGCTGCAAATCTTCACGGAAAACCAGATCGGGCCGATCTTCTTCGAGATCATCCAACGCAAGGGAAACCAGGGTTTTGGCGAGGGCAACTTCAAGGCGCTGTTCGAATCGATCGAACTCGATCAGATCCGTCGCGGCGTGGTGAAAGACAACGCCTGA